A single region of the Oleispira antarctica RB-8 genome encodes:
- a CDS encoding Transcriptional regulator, AraC type, translating to MTESIFWRNADMPYVELRRVEDGRKVSYAPHSHKQWSIGAITHGISTFQYRDDLYPIKETDLVMMNPDWVHTCNPVDNQPWAYWMMYIDADWLTQLRFEAGLIPEKCWQDIHQPMIKLDQASNQKEGNNHWYSLYCEVVEVLVSTEADLLEKQSCFIDYITTLMSWFSDAPQTDVDNASAPQESLSAVAEFLDQSLATMPTLENLTTLANCSEGHLIRSFRRQYGLTPHAYLLNRRIQKSRELLQQGIELVDVAQQLAFSDQAHFQRTFKKLTATTPGQYQNNRS from the coding sequence GTGACTGAATCGATTTTCTGGCGTAATGCCGATATGCCTTATGTTGAATTACGCCGAGTCGAAGACGGTCGTAAAGTTAGCTACGCTCCGCATTCACACAAGCAATGGTCGATTGGCGCGATTACTCATGGCATCAGTACTTTCCAGTATCGCGATGACCTGTATCCAATAAAGGAAACAGATCTGGTGATGATGAATCCTGATTGGGTGCATACCTGTAATCCGGTAGACAATCAGCCGTGGGCTTATTGGATGATGTATATCGATGCGGATTGGCTGACGCAATTGAGATTTGAAGCGGGTTTGATTCCAGAGAAATGCTGGCAAGATATCCATCAGCCGATGATCAAGCTAGATCAAGCATCAAATCAAAAAGAAGGTAACAATCACTGGTACTCACTTTATTGTGAAGTCGTTGAGGTTTTGGTTAGTACAGAAGCTGACTTGCTAGAAAAGCAGTCCTGTTTTATCGATTATATAACGACTCTGATGAGTTGGTTCAGTGATGCTCCTCAGACTGATGTAGACAATGCATCTGCACCACAGGAAAGCCTGAGCGCTGTTGCTGAGTTTCTTGATCAATCATTAGCAACCATGCCAACATTAGAGAATTTAACCACTTTAGCAAATTGTAGCGAAGGTCATTTAATTCGCAGTTTCCGTCGACAGTATGGTTTAACGCCTCATGCCTATTTACTGAATCGTCGTATACAAAAAAGCCGAGAGTTATTGCAACAAGGAATAGAGCTTGTTGATGTAGCTCAGCAATTAGCTTTTTCCGATCAGGCACATTTTCAGCGTACGTTTAAAAAGCTGACAGCGACTACTCCGGGGCAATATCAAAATAATCGCAGTTAA
- a CDS encoding Putative LysE family protein, producing the protein MSLSILLSMSAFALAASISPGPVNLVGLSSGSRYPLIRGLIFVSGATLGFLVLFVAVGLGLNQLFELWPALFTVLRWAGIGFLLYLSFLLARSDGELSSDHIKAPGFWTGALMQWLNPKAWLASAAGISTYAPNGELQILIIFTALYAVICWLSLSSWVVAGAFFRDAIHQPKYLKRFNQLLALLLFLSCIVVIFSTEFL; encoded by the coding sequence ATGTCACTTTCTATTTTATTATCCATGTCGGCCTTTGCCCTTGCGGCCTCGATATCTCCGGGCCCTGTCAACCTAGTGGGCTTAAGCAGCGGTAGCCGCTACCCTCTTATTCGAGGCCTAATATTCGTCAGCGGTGCCACATTGGGGTTTCTTGTTTTATTTGTCGCGGTGGGCTTAGGGCTGAATCAATTATTCGAACTGTGGCCAGCCCTATTTACTGTCTTGCGCTGGGCAGGTATTGGTTTTTTATTGTATCTGAGTTTTTTATTAGCCCGCTCTGACGGTGAATTATCTTCAGATCACATTAAAGCCCCAGGGTTTTGGACCGGTGCTTTAATGCAGTGGTTGAACCCAAAAGCTTGGCTAGCATCTGCAGCAGGAATTAGCACCTATGCACCGAATGGTGAGTTGCAAATATTAATAATATTTACGGCTTTGTATGCTGTTATTTGCTGGCTGTCATTATCAAGCTGGGTCGTCGCAGGGGCATTTTTTCGTGACGCTATTCATCAGCCAAAATACCTTAAACGGTTTAATCAGTTGCTAGCGTTACTATTATTTTTAAGTTGTATCGTTGTTATATTCAGCACTGAATTTTTATAG
- a CDS encoding HNH endonuclease, producing MYALKVERHFDNNFSQGSLYCISESTGESTSNNESIRYNDQPDLENFSESNEQLENQITKLAGQINAANYRFLKLIAEFDRRQAWSGYGLRSCAHWLNWKCGISMNPAREKVRTARALEGLPGINAAFQKGELSFSKVRAMTRIATEENESYLLNIAEYGTVHHVEVLVKASRTVSRIADKQEDFNAADLGLSEDQQLKRQEEQQDDLQQESRSVSCYQDDDGMWIIKARLPAEEGGLIAKALKELGDRLANVGCEAHQDSAKSVSAETFSMNQMLEDKTEEKLTFPQRRADALIAITEHYLASANSSSSIDSISSLKGAERCQLIMHVRAGPLNQGTGTDLEADLGVSLDGRWLIPNAARRIACDAGLLVVEEDSVGNVLNIGRRSRIIPPAMSRALAIRDGGCQFPGCCETRYVEGHHIKHWADGGDTKLDNLVTLCRHHHRELHKGSFFLSLKPVTQPATASKPQRFAERLCFSKVDRYFNTPFNRTSNNKNEEHVIAANPAKFTCACCDPAELGKNIPRLIYNAIDEKTAVTKWAGESMDLGMAIDGLLGASKKRLQ from the coding sequence ATGTACGCTTTAAAAGTTGAACGGCATTTCGATAATAACTTCTCTCAAGGTTCTCTTTATTGCATCAGTGAGAGTACGGGAGAGAGCACGAGCAATAACGAAAGTATCCGCTACAACGATCAACCCGACCTAGAAAACTTTAGTGAAAGCAATGAGCAACTCGAAAATCAAATCACCAAGCTTGCAGGGCAAATCAACGCCGCTAATTATCGCTTTCTAAAACTCATTGCAGAATTTGATCGCAGACAAGCTTGGTCCGGTTATGGGCTACGTTCGTGTGCGCATTGGTTAAATTGGAAATGTGGTATTTCCATGAACCCAGCCCGAGAGAAGGTTAGAACTGCACGCGCATTAGAAGGCTTGCCAGGAATCAATGCGGCGTTTCAAAAAGGCGAGCTAAGTTTTTCCAAAGTACGGGCAATGACCAGAATCGCCACTGAAGAAAATGAATCCTATTTATTAAACATCGCCGAGTACGGCACAGTGCATCATGTAGAAGTTTTGGTTAAAGCATCTCGAACCGTTAGTCGTATCGCCGATAAGCAAGAAGACTTCAATGCAGCAGACCTTGGGCTAAGTGAAGATCAGCAGTTAAAAAGACAAGAAGAACAACAAGACGATTTACAGCAAGAAAGCCGCAGCGTGAGCTGTTATCAAGACGATGATGGTATGTGGATTATAAAAGCTAGGTTACCCGCCGAAGAAGGCGGCTTAATTGCAAAGGCGCTTAAAGAACTCGGTGATCGATTAGCCAATGTTGGTTGTGAAGCGCATCAAGATAGTGCAAAAAGCGTTTCAGCTGAAACGTTTTCGATGAACCAGATGCTTGAAGACAAGACAGAAGAGAAGCTTACTTTTCCTCAGCGCAGAGCCGATGCGTTAATTGCAATAACAGAGCATTACCTCGCCTCTGCAAATAGTTCGTCTTCTATCGATTCAATCAGCTCCCTAAAAGGCGCAGAGCGTTGTCAGCTAATTATGCATGTTCGGGCAGGCCCGCTAAACCAAGGGACTGGCACTGATTTAGAGGCTGATTTAGGAGTAAGCCTAGATGGCAGGTGGTTAATACCCAACGCCGCTCGTCGTATAGCGTGTGATGCAGGCTTGCTGGTTGTAGAAGAGGATAGCGTAGGCAATGTATTGAATATTGGCCGACGCTCACGAATTATTCCCCCCGCCATGTCCCGTGCATTAGCGATTCGTGACGGCGGTTGCCAGTTTCCGGGCTGTTGTGAAACCCGATATGTAGAGGGTCATCATATAAAGCACTGGGCCGATGGCGGTGATACTAAGCTGGATAATTTAGTGACGTTATGTCGGCATCATCATAGGGAATTGCATAAAGGGTCGTTCTTCCTTTCACTTAAGCCAGTGACTCAGCCAGCAACCGCTAGCAAGCCACAGCGCTTTGCCGAGCGCTTATGTTTTTCTAAAGTAGATCGTTATTTTAATACGCCTTTTAACCGTACTTCTAATAATAAAAATGAAGAACATGTTATAGCCGCCAACCCCGCTAAGTTTACCTGCGCTTGTTGTGATCCTGCTGAATTGGGCAAGAATATTCCTAGGCTGATCTATAACGCGATAGATGAAAAGACGGCCGTTACTAAATGGGCAGGTGAATCTATGGATTTGGGAATGGCGATTGATGGGTTGTTGGGTGCGAGTAAAAAGAGACTTCAGTAA
- a CDS encoding cyclohexanone monooxygenase, probable: MSAHSKGSNPDTDVLIIGAGISGIGLAYYLQRDQPNKRFTILESRGDIGGTWDLFRYPGIRSDSDLYTFGYEFKPWKSPKAIADAGSIMDYLREAVDENQIQKKIRFNSRVVNANWSSEDAHWRVEFTDTATGKTEVMTARWLFSAAGYYRYDEGFTPNFNGRENFKGQIIHPQTWPEDLDYQGKKVVVIGSGATAVTLVPAMADKAEHVTMLQRTPTYVVSLPTEDPIANVIKKIFPEKLAYKMVRSKNINLSRWWWGFCQRFPNAARKLIRLGNKKLLPKDYPVDTHFNPPYNPWDQRLCAVTDGDLFESISKGDASIVTDHIDTFTEKGIKLKSGQQLDADIVITATGLNVQLFGGIDYTVDGEPIDYPKSVAYKSLMLSGVPNFAYAIGYTNSSWTLKIGLICEHLCRIMEHMTEQDKLICQPELPDPNMPTRPLLDFGAGYVQRAIDNLPRRGMSAPWDVAMDYKVDAKNLRFGSVTDDCLKFYASAKAPLKSAEAKKDSPSKQKTQAKAEAEV, encoded by the coding sequence ATGAGTGCTCACTCCAAGGGATCTAACCCAGATACAGATGTATTGATTATTGGTGCCGGTATTTCCGGTATTGGTCTGGCTTATTATTTACAACGCGATCAGCCGAACAAGCGCTTCACCATTCTAGAGTCTCGGGGTGATATCGGTGGCACTTGGGACTTGTTCCGTTACCCAGGCATTCGCTCTGATTCAGACTTATACACATTTGGTTATGAATTCAAACCTTGGAAAAGTCCTAAAGCGATTGCTGACGCGGGCTCTATTATGGATTACCTGCGCGAAGCCGTAGACGAAAATCAGATACAGAAAAAAATCCGTTTTAATAGCCGAGTCGTTAACGCTAACTGGTCGAGTGAAGATGCTCATTGGCGAGTAGAGTTTACCGATACCGCCACAGGAAAAACTGAAGTAATGACGGCGCGCTGGTTATTCTCGGCAGCGGGTTATTATCGCTATGACGAAGGTTTCACTCCGAATTTCAACGGTCGTGAAAACTTTAAGGGTCAGATTATCCATCCGCAAACCTGGCCTGAAGATCTGGACTATCAAGGTAAAAAAGTCGTTGTCATCGGCAGTGGCGCGACGGCGGTGACCCTGGTTCCGGCGATGGCAGACAAAGCAGAACATGTCACCATGTTGCAGCGTACGCCAACGTATGTGGTGAGCTTGCCAACAGAAGACCCGATTGCCAATGTGATTAAAAAAATATTCCCAGAGAAGTTAGCGTACAAAATGGTGCGCAGTAAAAATATTAATCTGAGTCGTTGGTGGTGGGGTTTTTGCCAGCGCTTTCCAAATGCAGCACGCAAATTAATTCGTTTAGGTAATAAAAAATTATTACCGAAAGACTATCCCGTCGATACGCACTTTAACCCGCCATACAATCCTTGGGATCAGCGTTTATGTGCGGTAACCGACGGTGATTTATTCGAGTCCATTAGTAAAGGCGATGCCTCCATCGTTACCGACCATATCGATACCTTCACCGAAAAAGGGATAAAACTGAAATCAGGTCAGCAACTGGACGCAGACATTGTAATCACCGCAACGGGCCTAAACGTACAACTGTTTGGTGGCATTGATTATACCGTGGATGGTGAACCGATTGATTATCCCAAGTCGGTTGCTTATAAAAGTTTAATGCTGAGCGGTGTGCCGAATTTTGCTTACGCGATTGGTTATACAAACTCTTCTTGGACATTAAAAATTGGTCTGATCTGCGAACACTTATGCCGCATCATGGAGCACATGACAGAGCAAGATAAACTGATCTGTCAGCCAGAATTGCCAGACCCGAATATGCCAACAAGGCCACTATTAGATTTTGGTGCGGGTTATGTTCAGCGGGCCATTGATAACTTACCACGTCGAGGTATGAGTGCTCCTTGGGATGTTGCCATGGACTATAAAGTAGATGCGAAAAACTTGCGCTTTGGTTCAGTCACCGACGATTGCCTGAAATTTTACGCCAGTGCAAAAGCACCGCTAAAATCTGCCGAAGCAAAAAAAGATTCACCTTCTAAGCAGAAGACACAAGCAAAAGCGGAGGCTGAAGTATGA
- a CDS encoding Putative iron-regulated transmembrane protein, protein MNFYLFFRKLHLYSTLVAIIPLAIISVTGLLLSFEAEITQWQAEERHENDAQFILAPEALDALHLHTEQILEENPQCKLTYIRHDIEAESLPWIYLSCPEERKKFVVNLNTNQHYPLEKEGFQLILDLHRTLLLGNVGRNLVGIATLIIIFNIISGLALWFIRGKKIKLDKDKFKITTRSGLSLRHLHSVVALYLTPILLIISLTGVSWTWRSEIYQGLAYLQNKEQAMPAMLTQAHSNPYDQSMNLHAHMASTKSVYKKIAQDYPQYKILGISIAKTPTALMTVRLKEKTNLAFTPHLYLSLDAYTLEELYKTDGWQADVEDSIYSYRIMQYGLHTGFLFGTAGKILWAICDLLFIACILALGIYLWLKRRSVDTKSKLKSTR, encoded by the coding sequence ATGAATTTTTATCTTTTTTTCCGCAAACTCCATCTTTATTCCACTTTAGTCGCCATTATTCCGTTGGCTATTATCTCGGTAACCGGTTTATTACTATCATTTGAAGCCGAAATAACGCAATGGCAAGCAGAGGAACGTCATGAAAATGATGCCCAGTTTATTCTTGCCCCTGAAGCACTGGATGCACTGCATCTGCATACCGAGCAGATATTAGAAGAAAATCCACAATGCAAACTTACGTATATTCGTCACGACATAGAGGCTGAATCGCTGCCTTGGATTTATCTTTCTTGCCCAGAAGAGCGAAAGAAATTTGTTGTGAATCTTAATACCAATCAACACTACCCCTTAGAAAAAGAGGGTTTTCAATTAATACTGGATCTGCACCGCACGCTGCTATTAGGCAACGTAGGTCGCAATCTAGTGGGAATCGCAACATTAATCATTATTTTTAATATCATTTCAGGTTTAGCACTTTGGTTTATTCGAGGCAAAAAAATAAAGCTGGATAAAGACAAATTTAAAATAACGACTCGATCAGGTTTAAGTCTGCGTCACCTGCATTCGGTGGTCGCATTGTACTTAACCCCGATACTTTTAATCATATCGTTAACCGGGGTAAGCTGGACTTGGCGCTCTGAAATCTATCAAGGGCTGGCTTACCTACAAAATAAAGAGCAAGCAATGCCTGCTATGCTCACTCAGGCTCACAGTAATCCTTATGATCAAAGCATGAATCTCCACGCTCACATGGCCAGTACAAAGTCTGTGTATAAAAAAATAGCACAAGACTATCCGCAGTATAAAATACTGGGAATATCGATTGCGAAAACCCCTACGGCTTTAATGACAGTACGATTAAAAGAAAAGACAAATCTGGCTTTTACTCCTCATCTTTATTTATCGTTAGATGCTTACACGTTAGAAGAATTGTATAAAACAGATGGCTGGCAAGCGGATGTAGAAGACAGTATTTACAGCTATCGCATCATGCAATATGGCTTACATACGGGGTTTTTATTTGGCACTGCTGGAAAAATATTATGGGCAATATGCGATTTACTCTTCATCGCTTGTATTTTAGCTTTAGGTATTTATCTGTGGTTAAAACGTCGTTCAGTCGATACTAAATCAAAGCTAAAGAGTACGCGATGA
- a CDS encoding NAD-dependent aldehyde dehydrogenase, which produces MTPSERLQATYQTQYKASRQHAYPSINERKDNLEKLAQLIENNADRICAAIDKDYGGRSTNETMLLEITPLLGSVSYAKKRISKWAKPKSRHVGLTFKGASNKLIPQPKGVVGVVTPWNYPLFLALSPCVSALAAGNRCIVKMAANSQNLCRLIDELVSAVFDESVLAVIPATSAREFSSMPWDHMVFTGSAATGKIVMEAASKNLTPVTLELGGKSPTILAPDFDVRTAAERMTFTKFLNAGQTCVAPDYIFVPEGKVEEFVKHAKEIVSSRYDSVNNSDLTAIIDEAAFSRLKATLEDAKEKGAEVVNLLQGDTLNEESKKIAPHVIVNPSDDMIIMQDEIFGPLLPIKTYKSLDEVVEYINERDRPLGLYMFSNDKKTQDDLFYRTLSGGVCINDCMFHVAQHDMPFGGIGNSGMGHYHGEEGFKEFSKLRPVFKQSGMTSKIILMLSPPYGSVFKNVINLMLKFRL; this is translated from the coding sequence ATGACTCCATCAGAAAGACTTCAGGCCACCTATCAAACGCAATACAAGGCCTCGCGTCAGCATGCTTACCCAAGCATCAACGAACGTAAAGACAACCTAGAAAAGCTGGCTCAACTGATAGAAAACAATGCAGACCGCATCTGCGCAGCCATCGACAAAGATTATGGCGGCCGCTCTACCAACGAAACCATGCTATTGGAAATAACCCCGTTATTAGGTTCGGTAAGCTACGCCAAAAAACGCATCAGCAAGTGGGCTAAACCCAAAAGCCGTCACGTTGGCTTAACGTTTAAAGGGGCAAGCAACAAACTGATCCCTCAGCCTAAAGGCGTTGTTGGTGTTGTGACTCCATGGAACTACCCATTATTCCTAGCACTCAGCCCATGCGTTAGCGCCTTAGCCGCGGGCAACCGCTGCATTGTTAAAATGGCCGCCAACTCACAAAACTTGTGCCGCCTAATTGATGAATTAGTATCTGCTGTCTTTGACGAATCGGTATTGGCCGTCATTCCAGCCACCTCGGCGCGTGAATTTTCTTCCATGCCTTGGGACCACATGGTATTCACCGGTTCTGCCGCAACGGGTAAAATCGTTATGGAAGCCGCGTCTAAAAACCTGACGCCAGTTACTCTAGAGCTGGGCGGTAAGTCGCCAACCATTCTGGCCCCGGACTTCGACGTGCGCACAGCGGCAGAACGAATGACCTTCACCAAATTCTTAAACGCCGGCCAAACCTGTGTTGCCCCTGATTACATATTCGTACCAGAAGGCAAAGTTGAAGAATTTGTTAAGCACGCCAAAGAAATCGTTAGCAGCCGTTACGACAGCGTGAACAATTCAGACTTAACCGCGATTATCGACGAAGCCGCTTTTAGCCGTTTGAAAGCCACATTAGAAGATGCAAAAGAAAAAGGCGCCGAGGTTGTTAACCTATTACAAGGTGATACCCTAAATGAAGAAAGTAAAAAAATTGCACCACATGTAATCGTAAATCCAAGCGATGACATGATCATAATGCAAGACGAAATCTTCGGCCCACTGCTACCGATCAAAACGTATAAATCATTGGATGAAGTTGTTGAGTACATCAACGAACGTGATCGTCCTCTTGGGTTATACATGTTCTCTAACGACAAAAAGACTCAAGACGATTTATTCTACAGAACGCTTTCTGGCGGCGTATGCATCAACGACTGCATGTTCCACGTTGCTCAGCACGACATGCCATTTGGTGGTATTGGTAACAGCGGCATGGGCCATTACCATGGTGAAGAAGGCTTTAAAGAGTTTTCGAAACTGCGCCCAGTATTTAAGCAGTCGGGCATGACTTCTAAAATCATTCTGATGTTATCGCCGCCTTACGGCTCAGTATTTAAGAATGTTATTAACCTGATGCTGAAATTTAGATTGTGA
- a CDS encoding Regulatory protein, CdaR family yields MFNIATNTHQNWPKASDRITELMRCGAELGLELAASKLFIDALEGVNFQGNGKDDLHDDPVMQAKHRRAIRASIIHWLNAIIKSPEQAVTPYAVYESVDSTAEMYQAQAAEILQKNAHAIQDIAWQYWMKIVFQLTKDPLELQQLLELSSISMRTYNEASLKLWLERLELITADKKRGGIEEQRELVGKIISGEERDLTRASGLLNYSFKHTHHSAIVWSEEIDTEISALENVATVFQKACQQNHSLKVIASPSVIWVWASAEFSVNEKILETVLKKHTGIRISFGSGGNGIDGFRRAYLDAQAAQRVLGRLESNIQLVSYERVRLMAFLSKDAKSIQHYSEHVLGELAQAPTTVRQSLHAFLECGCNATEAAKKLHTHRNTLLRRLTKAEEMLPRPLAENRIQVAVALEALYWIL; encoded by the coding sequence ATGTTCAATATCGCCACTAATACGCATCAAAATTGGCCTAAAGCATCTGATCGAATCACAGAGTTAATGCGCTGTGGTGCAGAATTAGGGCTGGAGCTGGCCGCCAGTAAACTGTTTATAGACGCATTAGAAGGGGTTAACTTCCAAGGTAATGGCAAAGATGATCTACATGATGACCCCGTTATGCAGGCAAAACACAGGCGGGCAATTCGTGCCAGTATCATTCATTGGTTAAACGCGATTATCAAATCCCCTGAGCAGGCAGTAACCCCCTATGCGGTTTATGAGTCGGTGGATAGTACCGCCGAAATGTACCAAGCCCAAGCGGCTGAGATACTGCAAAAAAATGCCCACGCGATTCAAGATATTGCTTGGCAATATTGGATGAAAATAGTATTTCAGCTGACAAAAGATCCGTTGGAACTGCAGCAGTTATTGGAACTGTCTTCTATTTCCATGCGCACGTATAACGAAGCTTCTTTGAAACTCTGGCTAGAGCGCTTGGAGTTAATCACTGCCGATAAAAAACGCGGTGGAATCGAAGAACAAAGAGAATTAGTCGGTAAAATAATCAGCGGCGAAGAACGTGACTTAACCAGAGCTTCCGGCCTATTAAATTATTCGTTTAAGCATACGCATCACAGCGCGATTGTTTGGAGTGAAGAAATCGACACTGAAATTTCGGCACTGGAAAATGTCGCAACGGTATTTCAGAAAGCTTGCCAGCAAAATCATTCTTTGAAAGTAATCGCCAGCCCGTCCGTCATCTGGGTATGGGCTTCAGCCGAATTTTCGGTGAATGAAAAAATTCTAGAAACTGTGCTGAAAAAACACACAGGAATACGCATCAGTTTTGGTAGTGGTGGTAATGGAATCGATGGTTTTCGTCGGGCCTACCTCGATGCCCAAGCAGCACAACGCGTATTGGGAAGACTAGAGTCTAATATTCAATTAGTAAGTTATGAACGCGTGCGCTTGATGGCTTTTTTATCGAAAGATGCAAAATCCATTCAGCATTATTCTGAGCACGTATTAGGGGAACTGGCTCAGGCCCCCACCACCGTTAGGCAATCATTACATGCTTTTCTTGAGTGTGGCTGTAATGCTACAGAAGCCGCTAAAAAACTGCATACTCACAGAAATACTTTATTAAGACGACTGACGAAAGCGGAAGAAATGTTGCCAAGACCCTTGGCAGAAAACCGCATTCAGGTAGCCGTGGCACTGGAGGCCTTATATTGGATTTTATAA
- the acdS gene encoding Short-chain dehydrogenase/reductase family — protein MKQFNNKVVVVTGAASGMGREYALEFARLGALVAMTDVNEKVLAETHSMVQKITDKYTCCEVMNIASQEDVLAFAEKVKNKLGNAHVIINNAGIGGGGAPVWAQDMDQFQLTMNVNFFSVVSMTKAFLPQLLSNQEGAVVNVSSVFGLIGTPGTSDYCASKFAVRGFSESLMVELADTPISVHLVHPGGIKTNIAKDSKNGAEFEEKYLKTSPLTAVRIVIDGIKTGKQRMVFGHQSSLLRFLTLLPLKLRNWTLNREMSDLRDPEHYELLSAMGEK, from the coding sequence ATGAAGCAGTTTAATAACAAAGTCGTTGTTGTCACTGGCGCTGCTTCGGGCATGGGGCGAGAGTATGCGCTGGAATTTGCACGCCTTGGCGCTCTGGTTGCGATGACTGACGTTAATGAAAAAGTCTTAGCTGAAACCCATTCCATGGTGCAGAAAATTACCGATAAATACACCTGCTGTGAAGTGATGAATATCGCCTCGCAAGAGGATGTTCTGGCCTTTGCTGAAAAAGTAAAAAACAAACTTGGCAATGCCCATGTGATTATTAATAACGCCGGTATTGGCGGCGGTGGGGCTCCAGTCTGGGCTCAAGACATGGATCAATTTCAGCTGACGATGAATGTGAATTTTTTCTCAGTGGTGAGTATGACCAAAGCGTTTTTGCCGCAGTTATTGAGCAATCAAGAAGGCGCAGTGGTCAACGTATCCAGCGTATTCGGTTTAATAGGAACGCCAGGCACCAGTGATTATTGTGCGTCGAAATTTGCCGTACGTGGCTTCAGCGAATCGCTCATGGTTGAACTGGCCGATACGCCTATTTCGGTTCACCTTGTACACCCAGGCGGTATCAAAACCAATATCGCGAAAGACTCTAAAAATGGTGCTGAGTTTGAAGAAAAGTATTTGAAAACCAGCCCATTAACCGCAGTGCGTATCGTGATTGACGGCATTAAAACCGGCAAGCAACGAATGGTATTTGGCCATCAATCATCGTTGCTGCGCTTTTTAACACTGTTACCGCTGAAGTTACGCAACTGGACATTAAATCGCGAGATGAGTGATCTACGTGATCCTGAACATTACGAACTGTTATCTGCAATGGGAGAAAAATAA